In Seonamhaeicola sp. S2-3, the genomic window TATACATCCATCACTTTTTAACCCTCTCACTATTTTGCTTCACAAATGCATCCCACCCAGAATAGCTTTTACCAACAGCTACTTTTCCGGAGTTATAAAAATGGCAAACCGCTGCTGCTAAACCATCGGTGGCGTCTAAATTTTTAGGCAATGTTTTTAACCCTAGTAAACTTTGAAGCATTTTAGCTACTTGTTCTTTACTAGCATTTCCGTTACCAGTTATAGCCATTTTTATTTTTTTAGGAAGGTATTCTGTTATAGGTATTTCTCTACTCAACCCTGCAGCCATAGCAACCCCTTGAGCGCGCCCTAGTTTTAGCATACTTTGTACATTTTTCCCGTAAAAAGGTGCTTCAATAGCTATTTCATCGGGGTTATGCGTTTCAATA contains:
- the ruvC gene encoding crossover junction endodeoxyribonuclease RuvC, which produces MKERIILGIDPGTTIMGFGLIKVVGKQMQFVQLNELDLKKYSDHYLKLKLIFERTIELIETHNPDEIAIEAPFYGKNVQSMLKLGRAQGVAMAAGLSREIPITEYLPKKIKMAITGNGNASKEQVAKMLQSLLGLKTLPKNLDATDGLAAAVCHFYNSGKVAVGKSYSGWDAFVKQNSERVKK